One Sphingomonas sp. genomic region harbors:
- a CDS encoding beta-3-deoxy-D-manno-oct-2-ulosonic acid transferase, with protein sequence MPRPVPAFLRMPPFPRARIAPLEESSVDTAAGDPAAVIAQLRALRVGGGFWQAQPDLGTARDLLFAPRTVAQLRTMLGAAPGDAGVRGFSTGATQSGLMRAGAADPWWLVAHAKTVFADADNEIALVAALAGCELRLFGAGRFSALKDGSDPAALERVVAGELLAGRRYRDPFTGGSAPIAQILTLLGEWRALIDANRDVTRVLGVAGWKRETVEALLWGGGRGPRYRAGGGAAGTTLLWRSRVPPAMLARIDAAGGVVGEIEDGFVRSVGLGANCVPPLSIAVDRSGVHFDPSRPSDLETLIQHGAFPPALLARAEALIARIVAEGLSKYGRGGAALTRPAGERRHVLVTGQVEDDRSVLCGAAGRTNLDLLVAARTAEPDAYLIYKPHPDVEAGHRKGAIEDSKARVYADHIERAAPISALLDMVDALHVLTSLAGFEALLRGKQVFTHGIPFYAGWGLTRDLAAIPKRRAARRSLTELVAAVLILYPRYLDPVTRLPCPVELLVDRMIADVAATPTLLERLRTLQGKARRSFARKGTGR encoded by the coding sequence ATGCCGCGGCCGGTGCCGGCCTTTCTGCGCATGCCGCCCTTCCCTCGGGCGCGAATCGCCCCGCTGGAGGAATCGTCTGTCGACACGGCGGCGGGCGATCCCGCAGCGGTGATCGCGCAGCTGCGGGCGCTTCGCGTCGGCGGCGGCTTCTGGCAGGCGCAGCCGGACCTCGGCACGGCGCGCGACCTGCTCTTCGCACCGCGCACGGTCGCCCAGTTGCGAACGATGCTGGGCGCCGCGCCGGGTGATGCGGGGGTGCGGGGGTTCTCGACGGGGGCGACGCAATCGGGGCTGATGCGCGCCGGCGCCGCCGATCCATGGTGGCTGGTCGCGCATGCCAAGACGGTGTTCGCCGATGCCGATAACGAGATCGCGCTGGTCGCGGCGCTCGCAGGTTGCGAACTGCGCCTGTTCGGCGCCGGGCGATTTTCGGCACTGAAGGACGGGAGCGATCCGGCGGCGCTCGAACGCGTTGTTGCGGGCGAACTGCTGGCGGGTCGCCGATACCGCGACCCGTTCACCGGAGGGTCCGCCCCGATCGCGCAGATCCTGACGCTGCTCGGCGAATGGCGCGCGCTGATCGACGCCAATCGCGATGTCACCCGCGTCCTCGGCGTCGCCGGCTGGAAGCGCGAGACGGTGGAGGCGCTGTTGTGGGGCGGCGGCCGCGGGCCGCGCTATCGGGCGGGCGGCGGGGCGGCCGGAACGACGCTGCTCTGGCGTTCGCGCGTCCCACCGGCGATGCTGGCGCGGATCGATGCTGCGGGCGGCGTCGTCGGCGAGATCGAGGACGGCTTCGTGCGATCGGTCGGCCTCGGCGCGAATTGCGTCCCACCCCTGTCGATCGCGGTCGATCGCAGCGGCGTGCATTTCGATCCCAGTCGGCCGAGCGATCTCGAGACTCTGATCCAGCACGGTGCGTTCCCGCCCGCGCTGCTCGCCCGCGCGGAGGCGCTGATCGCGCGCATCGTCGCGGAGGGTCTGAGCAAATATGGCCGTGGCGGTGCTGCGCTCACGCGCCCTGCGGGCGAACGGCGCCATGTGCTGGTTACCGGGCAGGTGGAGGACGATCGCTCCGTCCTATGCGGTGCCGCGGGGCGGACCAATCTGGATCTGCTCGTCGCCGCGCGCACGGCCGAACCTGATGCCTATCTGATTTACAAGCCACACCCCGACGTCGAGGCAGGCCACCGCAAGGGCGCAATCGAGGACTCGAAGGCGCGGGTGTATGCGGACCATATCGAGCGCGCCGCCCCCATCTCCGCGCTGCTGGACATGGTCGACGCGCTCCACGTGCTCACCTCGCTGGCCGGATTCGAGGCGTTGCTGCGCGGGAAGCAGGTCTTTACCCACGGCATCCCCTTCTATGCGGGGTGGGGCCTTACTCGGGATCTGGCCGCAATTCCGAAGCGGCGCGCCGCGCGCCGCAGCCTCACCGAGCTCGTCGCCGCAGTATTGATTCTGTATCCGCGTTATCTGGATCCGGTCACCCGCCTGCCCTGTCCGGTGGAACTATTGGTCGATCGCATGATTGCCGATGTCGCTGCCACGCCGACGTTGCTAGAACGATTGCGTACCTTGCAAGGGAAGGCTAGACGCAGCTTCGCGCGCAAGGGAACCGGGCGATGA
- a CDS encoding 3-deoxy-manno-octulosonate cytidylyltransferase — METMRTPGGVIVIPARYASARYPGKPLAPVRGATGVAQPLIARTIAAAHAARRNLPLHVATDDLRIADAVRALGEAPVMTPESCANGTERVAAAIDALGIAPDYVINFQGDALLTPPDFVAALADRMEQHPDCAVATVAMRCSATVYTHLLADQAAGRSGGTTAVTDAAGRALYFSKRVLPFLAAPPQDADNPVLLHLGLYAYRPEALRRYRALPPSPAELAEGLEQLRFLHHGIPIDVIVLDAPGWDPIELNNPTDLAPIEATLATRGIA; from the coding sequence ATGGAAACGATGCGAACGCCGGGCGGCGTGATCGTGATCCCGGCGCGCTATGCCTCTGCGCGCTATCCCGGCAAACCGCTGGCGCCGGTACGCGGCGCGACGGGCGTCGCACAGCCGCTGATCGCGCGGACGATCGCGGCGGCGCACGCGGCGCGGCGCAATCTGCCGCTGCACGTCGCCACCGATGACCTGCGGATCGCGGACGCAGTGCGGGCGCTGGGCGAAGCGCCGGTCATGACTCCCGAATCCTGCGCGAATGGCACCGAACGCGTCGCCGCGGCGATCGATGCGCTCGGCATCGCGCCCGATTACGTGATCAACTTCCAGGGCGACGCACTGCTGACCCCGCCCGATTTCGTCGCGGCGCTGGCCGACCGGATGGAGCAGCATCCCGACTGCGCGGTCGCCACCGTCGCCATGCGGTGTTCCGCGACCGTCTACACCCATCTGCTCGCCGACCAGGCGGCGGGCCGGAGTGGCGGCACGACTGCGGTGACCGATGCTGCCGGCCGCGCGCTGTACTTCTCCAAGCGCGTGCTGCCCTTCCTGGCCGCACCGCCGCAGGACGCGGACAATCCCGTGCTGCTGCATCTCGGCCTTTATGCCTATCGGCCCGAGGCGCTGCGCCGCTACCGTGCACTGCCGCCGTCCCCCGCCGAACTGGCCGAAGGACTGGAGCAGCTGCGCTTCCTCCACCACGGGATTCCGATCGACGTGATCGTGCTCGATGCACCCGGCTGGGACCCGATCGAGCTCAACAATCCCACCGATCTCGCGCCGATCGAGGCGACGCTCGCGACCCGCGGGATCGCCTGA
- a CDS encoding KpsF/GutQ family sugar-phosphate isomerase, with product MEVSSVQTIIDHGADVIRTEAAALTMLADELGADFSAAVDLLVGARGRIILAGMGKSGHIARKIAATLSATGSAAYYLHPGEASHGDLGVMRSGDVLIVLSNSGETPEVAAVLTHAQRLLVPVIAMTAGAQSMLARNASITLRLPECSEACPEGVAPTTSTTMMLALGDALAVAAMRMRGTSRNELAHWHPGGRIGWGLQTLGALIRRTEPLPLVRADTSARDVVLEMTSCGKGVAGVVDAAGGLIGVITDGDLRRSFDRMLLAVAGELMTRDPVTITKDATVDEAVARMQENKITVLFVMEKAGSRRPWGLLHIHDLRLGA from the coding sequence ATGGAAGTAAGCAGCGTACAAACCATCATCGACCATGGCGCGGACGTCATTCGTACCGAAGCCGCCGCGTTGACGATGCTCGCCGATGAGTTGGGTGCGGATTTCTCGGCGGCGGTCGACCTGCTGGTCGGCGCGCGCGGCCGCATCATCCTGGCTGGCATGGGCAAGTCCGGGCACATCGCCCGCAAGATCGCCGCCACCCTCTCGGCGACGGGCAGCGCCGCCTATTATCTGCATCCTGGCGAGGCCTCGCACGGCGACCTGGGCGTGATGCGCAGCGGCGACGTGCTGATCGTGCTGTCCAATTCGGGCGAAACGCCCGAGGTCGCGGCGGTGCTGACCCATGCGCAGCGTCTGTTGGTGCCGGTCATCGCAATGACCGCGGGTGCGCAATCGATGCTGGCGCGCAACGCGTCGATCACGCTCCGGCTGCCGGAATGCAGCGAGGCCTGCCCCGAAGGGGTCGCGCCGACGACATCGACGACGATGATGCTCGCGCTGGGCGACGCGCTGGCGGTGGCGGCGATGCGGATGCGCGGCACCTCGCGCAACGAGCTGGCCCACTGGCATCCCGGCGGTCGGATCGGGTGGGGCCTGCAGACGCTCGGCGCGCTGATCCGCCGTACCGAACCGCTGCCGCTGGTGCGCGCGGATACCAGCGCGCGCGACGTGGTGCTGGAGATGACGTCCTGCGGCAAGGGCGTCGCCGGCGTGGTCGATGCCGCGGGCGGCCTGATCGGCGTGATCACCGACGGCGATCTGCGTCGCTCGTTCGATCGCATGCTGCTGGCGGTGGCGGGCGAGTTGATGACTCGCGATCCGGTAACCATTACCAAGGATGCGACCGTCGACGAGGCCGTCGCGCGCATGCAGGAGAACAAGATCACCGTGCTGTTCGTGATGGAGAAGGCCGGATCGCGCCGCCCCTGGGGGCTGCTGCACATCCACGATCTGCGGCTCGGCGCCTGA
- a CDS encoding phytanoyl-CoA dioxygenase family protein, with protein sequence MPSMLAAPWWVAQLATGAKSFRDNPILGSRRLNARGLHRARARIAHQLAWRRRARLTAGLPEADREAFDRDGFVIVRDFLPPEAFAALRDAVLAQRFAAREMRQGNTITRRIAIGPAFLQAIPQAEALLRDTRFRALCRYVGSFRSEPLHYIQTILTDSGVPEPDPQTNLHADTFHPTLKTWFFLNDVEEADGPFSYVPGSHRMTPARLDWEHARSLIAGTSDDYLSSRGSLRVSPDELPGMGLPPAQRFPVPANTLIVADTCGFHARVAATRPSRRLELWSFSRRNPFVPWTGGDLLSVPGIAERRIDTMWRIRDRFQHWAGQPWQPAGDKLVLDD encoded by the coding sequence ATGCCTTCGATGCTGGCGGCCCCCTGGTGGGTCGCCCAACTTGCCACCGGCGCCAAGTCGTTCCGCGACAACCCCATCCTCGGATCGCGCCGCCTCAATGCCCGCGGCCTGCATCGCGCCCGGGCACGGATCGCGCATCAGCTCGCCTGGCGCCGTCGCGCCCGTCTGACTGCCGGCCTGCCCGAGGCGGACCGTGAAGCGTTCGATCGCGATGGGTTCGTCATCGTCCGCGATTTCCTCCCGCCCGAGGCGTTCGCCGCCCTGCGCGACGCAGTGCTGGCGCAGCGTTTCGCGGCGCGCGAGATGCGCCAGGGCAACACCATCACGCGGCGCATCGCGATCGGGCCGGCATTCCTGCAGGCGATCCCCCAGGCAGAGGCGCTGCTTCGCGACACTCGGTTTCGCGCGCTGTGCCGCTATGTCGGCAGCTTCCGCAGCGAGCCGCTCCATTACATCCAGACGATCCTGACCGACAGCGGCGTCCCGGAACCCGATCCGCAGACCAACCTGCATGCCGACACCTTTCACCCGACCTTGAAGACCTGGTTCTTCCTGAACGATGTCGAAGAGGCGGACGGGCCGTTTTCCTACGTTCCCGGCTCGCATCGGATGACGCCTGCCCGGCTCGATTGGGAACATGCCCGCAGCCTGATCGCGGGCACCAGCGATGATTATCTCTCGTCGCGCGGGTCGCTGCGCGTTTCGCCGGACGAACTGCCGGGCATGGGCCTGCCCCCCGCGCAGCGCTTTCCGGTGCCCGCCAACACGCTGATCGTCGCCGATACGTGCGGCTTTCACGCGCGGGTTGCCGCGACCCGGCCAAGCCGTCGCTTGGAGCTCTGGTCGTTCAGTCGACGCAACCCGTTCGTGCCGTGGACCGGTGGAGATCTGCTCAGTGTGCCAGGAATTGCGGAGCGTCGGATAGACACGATGTGGCGTATCCGTGATCGCTTTCAGCATTGGGCGGGACAACCCTGGCAACCGGCAGGTGACAAGCTGGTGCTCGATGATTGA
- the mnmA gene encoding tRNA 2-thiouridine(34) synthase MnmA yields the protein MNPGDFQLAEPLSGRRIVVAMSGGVDSSVVAALAARSGAETIGITLQLYDHGEAVGRAGSCCAGRDIRDARAVCDKLGIAHYVFDHASSFQTQVIDDFADEYMAGRTPIPCVKCNMGPKFTDLFALARDLGADCLATGHYVRRVVGPAGAELHRAADPARDQSYFLFATTQGQLDYLRFPLGGLPKPDVRALAGELGLGVAGKPDSQDICFVPDGDYATLVKKLRPEAEAGGEIVDERGTRLGTHRGLIHFTVGQRRGLEIGGAPEPYYVLRLEPETKRVVVGPRRALAVAAARLENINWLAGDYAGPMTAKVRSLAKPVPARMEGDRVVFEMPEYGVAPGQAAVLYAGDRVLGGGWIEATERAPALAA from the coding sequence ATGAACCCCGGTGATTTTCAGCTAGCCGAGCCGCTTTCGGGGCGGCGCATCGTCGTCGCCATGTCCGGCGGCGTCGATTCGTCTGTCGTGGCCGCGCTGGCGGCGCGCAGCGGTGCCGAGACGATTGGCATCACCCTCCAGCTCTATGACCATGGCGAGGCGGTGGGCCGCGCAGGCAGTTGCTGCGCCGGCCGCGACATCCGCGACGCGCGCGCGGTGTGCGACAAGCTCGGCATCGCGCATTACGTCTTCGATCACGCCAGCAGCTTCCAGACGCAGGTGATCGACGACTTCGCCGACGAATATATGGCGGGCCGCACCCCTATCCCCTGCGTGAAATGCAACATGGGTCCCAAGTTCACCGATCTGTTCGCGCTCGCGCGCGACCTCGGCGCCGATTGCCTCGCCACCGGCCACTATGTCCGGCGGGTCGTGGGCCCGGCGGGTGCCGAGCTCCACCGCGCTGCCGATCCGGCGCGCGACCAGAGCTATTTCCTGTTCGCCACCACACAGGGCCAGCTCGACTATTTGCGCTTCCCGCTGGGCGGGCTGCCCAAGCCCGACGTGCGCGCGCTCGCCGGCGAGCTGGGGCTGGGCGTGGCCGGCAAGCCCGACAGCCAGGACATCTGCTTCGTACCCGACGGCGACTATGCCACGCTGGTCAAGAAGTTGCGCCCCGAGGCCGAGGCGGGGGGCGAGATTGTCGACGAGCGCGGCACGCGGCTCGGCACGCATCGCGGGTTGATCCACTTCACCGTCGGCCAGCGGCGCGGGCTGGAGATCGGCGGCGCCCCCGAGCCCTATTATGTCCTGCGCCTGGAGCCGGAGACCAAACGCGTCGTCGTCGGCCCAAGGCGCGCGCTGGCGGTGGCCGCCGCGCGGCTGGAGAACATCAACTGGCTGGCGGGCGACTATGCCGGGCCGATGACCGCCAAGGTCCGCAGCCTCGCCAAGCCGGTGCCGGCGCGGATGGAGGGGGACCGGGTGGTGTTCGAAATGCCCGAATATGGCGTCGCGCCGGGCCAGGCAGCCGTGCTCTATGCCGGCGACCGCGTGCTCGGCGGGGGCTGGATCGAGGCGACCGAGCGGGCACCGGCGTTGGCCGCGTAA
- a CDS encoding DUF1153 domain-containing protein: MIENQKIRPAKVIGPLGEPLTLDSLPPPNTTRWVVRRKAEVVAAVNGGLLTVDEVCDRYGLTVEEFAGWQRAIDRSGMPGLRVTRIQHYRSLYERQQKF; encoded by the coding sequence ATGATTGAGAACCAGAAGATCCGTCCTGCCAAGGTGATCGGCCCGCTCGGCGAGCCGCTGACCCTGGACAGCCTGCCGCCGCCGAACACCACCCGCTGGGTGGTCCGGCGCAAGGCCGAGGTCGTGGCCGCCGTCAATGGCGGGCTGCTGACCGTGGACGAGGTGTGCGATCGCTACGGCCTCACCGTCGAGGAATTCGCCGGCTGGCAGCGCGCGATCGATCGCTCGGGCATGCCCGGCCTGCGCGTCACGCGGATCCAGCATTATCGCTCGCTGTACGAGCGCCAGCAGAAATTCTGA
- a CDS encoding GlsB/YeaQ/YmgE family stress response membrane protein — translation MVGFIVWLVIGGVVGWLASIIMRTDAQQGVFLNIVVGIVGAFVGGLLFGGNINSGVITPMTFLVSLVGAVILLAIVNLVRRGAVR, via the coding sequence ATGGTAGGATTTATCGTTTGGCTCGTCATCGGCGGCGTCGTCGGTTGGCTTGCTAGCATCATCATGCGTACCGATGCCCAGCAGGGCGTCTTCCTCAACATCGTCGTCGGCATCGTCGGCGCCTTCGTCGGCGGCCTGCTGTTTGGCGGCAACATCAACAGCGGCGTGATCACCCCGATGACCTTCCTGGTCTCGCTGGTGGGTGCGGTCATCCTGCTCGCGATCGTTAACCTGGTGCGTCGCGGCGCGGTGCGTTAA
- a CDS encoding SIMPL domain-containing protein: MIRSLPLAALLALAAAPQAFAQVQPAAQPIPADGTVLDIVAEGTSTRVPDLALIQAGVVTTAPTAGEAMQQNAARMSAVLGALRKAGIAERDLQTSSVNLAPQYRYQENKPPVITGYQASNQLTVRFRDVAKSGTILDALVAQGANNISGPNLTLADEDGALDEARRDAITKAKARAALYAQAAGLKVDRILLISEAGMPQMPQPVPMLMRGKAMMAEADTAIVPGEQKVTASVSVRFLLK, translated from the coding sequence ATGATCCGCTCTTTGCCGCTCGCCGCGCTGCTCGCGCTCGCCGCCGCGCCCCAGGCGTTCGCGCAAGTCCAGCCGGCCGCCCAGCCGATCCCGGCCGACGGCACCGTGCTCGACATCGTCGCCGAGGGCACCAGCACCCGCGTGCCCGATCTCGCGCTGATCCAGGCCGGGGTGGTCACCACCGCGCCGACCGCGGGCGAGGCGATGCAGCAGAATGCCGCGCGGATGAGCGCCGTGCTGGGCGCGCTGCGCAAGGCCGGCATCGCCGAGCGCGACCTGCAGACCAGTTCGGTCAACCTCGCGCCGCAATATCGCTACCAGGAGAACAAGCCGCCGGTGATCACCGGCTATCAGGCATCGAACCAGCTGACCGTGCGCTTCCGCGACGTGGCGAAGAGCGGTACGATCCTCGACGCGCTGGTCGCGCAGGGTGCCAACAACATTTCGGGACCGAATTTGACGCTGGCCGACGAAGACGGCGCGCTAGACGAAGCCCGGCGGGATGCGATCACCAAGGCCAAGGCGCGCGCCGCGCTCTACGCACAGGCGGCGGGGCTCAAGGTCGATCGCATCCTGCTGATTTCCGAAGCCGGCATGCCGCAGATGCCGCAGCCGGTGCCGATGCTGATGCGCGGCAAGGCGATGATGGCCGAGGCCGATACCGCGATCGTGCCCGGCGAGCAGAAGGTCACCGCCAGCGTCTCGGTGCGATTCCTGCTGAAATGA
- a CDS encoding efflux RND transporter periplasmic adaptor subunit gives MNYEAGMLDRQEQLGFEGEPARRGRKWLWIGLGAFVLVVIAGFLLMRPASKPLPAAKGGKDQSQLLTVTVSAPGQQTASTIVTGTGSLAAKREMPVGVAGEGGLVTRVLVDAGSWVQKGQVLAVVDRSVQAQTAESLAAQIRVAEADAKLAQANLERAEKLVGNGFISRADIDQKTAARDQALARVRVARAQLAETQARNRRLDIRAPEAGLVLARQIEPGQIVSSGSGTLFRMAMDGQLELRTQLSESDVQKLHVGAPAEVTPVGSQTSFQGQVWQVSPVIDPTSRLGIARIALPYNPALRPGGFASARIVAGAVTSVILPQSAVQSDQLGTYVYVLNDKNEAVRRDVKTGDVSDQGVRIASGLTGNERVVMTAGAFLNPGQKVIPQLQKK, from the coding sequence ATGAATTACGAGGCAGGGATGTTGGATCGGCAGGAGCAGCTCGGGTTCGAGGGGGAACCGGCGCGGCGCGGACGCAAGTGGCTGTGGATCGGCCTGGGCGCCTTCGTGCTGGTCGTGATCGCCGGCTTCCTGTTGATGCGCCCCGCCAGCAAGCCTCTTCCCGCGGCGAAGGGCGGCAAGGACCAGAGCCAGCTGCTCACCGTCACGGTGTCCGCGCCGGGGCAGCAGACCGCCTCGACGATCGTCACCGGCACCGGCAGCCTCGCCGCCAAGCGCGAGATGCCGGTGGGTGTGGCGGGCGAGGGCGGCCTCGTCACCCGCGTGCTGGTCGATGCCGGCAGCTGGGTCCAGAAGGGGCAGGTACTCGCCGTGGTCGATCGTTCGGTGCAGGCGCAGACCGCCGAATCGCTTGCCGCGCAGATTCGCGTCGCCGAGGCCGATGCCAAGCTCGCCCAGGCGAATCTCGAGCGCGCCGAAAAGCTGGTCGGAAACGGATTCATTTCTCGCGCCGATATCGATCAGAAAACCGCCGCGCGCGACCAGGCGCTCGCCCGCGTCCGCGTCGCCAGGGCGCAGCTCGCCGAGACCCAGGCGCGCAATCGCCGGCTCGACATTCGCGCACCCGAAGCCGGCCTGGTGCTTGCTCGCCAGATCGAGCCGGGCCAGATCGTCAGTTCGGGCTCGGGCACGCTGTTCCGCATGGCGATGGACGGTCAGCTCGAGCTGCGCACCCAGCTTTCCGAATCCGATGTCCAGAAGCTCCATGTCGGCGCGCCGGCGGAAGTGACGCCGGTCGGCAGCCAGACCAGCTTCCAGGGCCAGGTGTGGCAGGTTTCGCCGGTGATCGACCCCACCAGCCGCCTCGGCATCGCCCGCATCGCGCTGCCCTACAACCCGGCGCTGCGCCCCGGCGGCTTCGCCAGCGCGCGCATCGTCGCGGGCGCGGTGACCTCGGTTATCCTGCCGCAGTCGGCGGTGCAGAGCGACCAGCTGGGCACCTATGTCTATGTCCTCAACGACAAGAACGAAGCGGTGCGCCGCGACGTGAAGACCGGCGACGTATCGGATCAGGGCGTGCGGATCGCCAGCGGGCTGACCGGCAACGAGCGCGTGGTGATGACCGCAGGCGCGTTCCTCAATCCGGGCCAGAAGGTCATTCCCCAGCTGCAGAAGAAATAA